One window of Dehalobacterium formicoaceticum genomic DNA carries:
- a CDS encoding HlyD family secretion protein, which yields MVKKLKNPKKSIIIGVVILGIIGISIIGIRTFSAAGGSKADQVLHTVLAKRELVNSISVSGNIESQNVQHVYSTLNYLVEEINVSIGDQVKKGDTLAKLDTSTLELDIAQQRDALNNSSKTSGIELENKKRIYQDLKSQYEAGLNAEIINGENSVKTAETDLGSKRKTYESNKILLEGDTISRQEFDQSETSYNAAVIAYDRAVASLKSTKTKIEQEIKTAEANMSIAQSNKDNDSQLIALQKLEKNLSDAKIKAPIDGTVTGVYAVEGSPGSGLLFVVEDTKNLMITTYVKEYDSGQVHPGQMVRIKSDATGDQVINGKVIKIAPASTKNAAGNIDTSGTVEFETEVSILDDHPELKIGMNTRLNIVLEEKQGVFAVPYDAVTTNSAGETIIYIVADEKGKQIVKEAVVKTGMETDLYTEVSGAELAEGVIVVNNAAGVQPGDIVDLSAPRGRR from the coding sequence ATGGTGAAAAAATTAAAGAACCCAAAGAAATCAATCATTATAGGTGTCGTAATACTTGGTATCATTGGCATTAGCATCATCGGGATCAGAACATTTTCGGCAGCAGGGGGCAGCAAGGCAGACCAGGTGCTGCATACCGTACTTGCTAAAAGGGAGTTGGTCAATAGTATCAGTGTCTCCGGTAATATCGAAAGCCAAAATGTGCAGCATGTTTATTCTACCTTGAATTATCTTGTAGAAGAAATCAATGTGAGTATCGGAGATCAGGTTAAGAAGGGGGATACGTTAGCCAAGCTGGATACATCAACCTTGGAATTGGATATTGCCCAGCAGCGCGATGCTTTAAATAATTCCTCAAAAACCTCCGGCATTGAACTGGAAAACAAGAAACGCATCTACCAGGATCTGAAAAGCCAGTACGAAGCCGGTTTAAATGCTGAGATAATTAATGGGGAGAACAGCGTCAAAACTGCAGAGACCGACCTCGGGTCCAAGCGAAAAACCTACGAAAGCAATAAAATATTACTTGAAGGCGATACGATTTCAAGACAGGAATTCGATCAGTCGGAAACTAGCTATAATGCGGCCGTAATTGCCTATGATCGGGCAGTAGCCTCTCTAAAATCAACAAAAACAAAAATCGAGCAGGAGATAAAAACCGCCGAGGCTAACATGAGCATTGCCCAATCCAATAAGGATAATGACAGTCAGCTGATCGCCCTCCAAAAGCTAGAAAAGAATCTTAGTGATGCTAAGATCAAAGCACCCATCGATGGTACGGTGACAGGGGTGTATGCTGTGGAAGGCTCTCCCGGCAGCGGCTTGCTTTTTGTCGTTGAAGATACAAAAAATCTGATGATTACCACCTACGTCAAAGAATATGACTCCGGGCAGGTCCATCCGGGACAGATGGTCAGGATTAAATCAGATGCCACCGGGGATCAGGTTATTAATGGTAAAGTAATTAAGATCGCCCCGGCTTCAACTAAAAACGCCGCCGGAAATATTGATACTTCCGGTACTGTGGAATTTGAAACAGAGGTATCCATCTTGGATGATCACCCTGAATTGAAAATTGGGATGAATACGCGCCTGAATATTGTGCTGGAAGAAAAGCAGGGTGTTTTCGCGGTGCCTTATGATGCAGTTACCACCAATAGTGCCGGAGAAACCATTATCTATATTGTCGCCGACGAGAAGGGCAAGCAAATTGTCAAAGAAGCTGTCGTGAAAACGGGGATGGAA